CGCCGGGCGACTGGTCGGCCGGCGAGCGGGGCATCGCGTCGCTACCCGGGCGCCAGGACGAGTTCAAGCGCAGCCTGGATACCGCGCTCGAATATTCCTCGGCGCTGGGCAACAGCCGCCTGCATGTGATGGCCGGCCTGCTGGAGCCGGGCGCGGACCGCGCCGCGCATCGCGCGGTCTATCTCGAAAATCTCGCCTACGCGGCGCAGCAGGCCGCGCCGCTCGGCCTGACGATCGTCATCGAACCGATCAACGTGCGCGACATCCCAGGGTTCTTCCTGAACCGTCAGGACGAGGCGCACGCGATCTGCCGCGAAGTGGGCGCGACCAATCTGAAAGTGCAGTTCGACTTCTATCACTGCCAGATCACCGAAGGCGATCTCGCCACGACGCTGCGGCAGTACATCGAAAGCGTGGGCCACATCCAGATCGCCAGCGTACCGGACCGGCACGAGCCGGACGAAGGCGAGGTCAATTTCGCCTACCTGATGAAGCTCGTCGACGAACTGGGCTACCACGGCTGGGTGGGCGCGGAGTACCGCCCGCGCGGCAAGACCAGCGAGGGGCTGGGCTGGCTGCGGGCATGGGAGTGATGCCATGACGGATACCCTGCCTCCCCATTTCGAAGACGGCCTGCTCGACGTCGGCGACGGGCATGCGCTCTACTGGCGCGCGCACGGCGATCCGGCCGCGCCGGTGATGCTGGTCGTGCATGGCGGCCCGGGCGGCGCGCACAACCCGAGCTGGGGCAAGTTCTTCGACCCCGCGCAATGGCGCGTCGTGTTCTTCGACCAGCGCGGTTGCGGCCGCTCGACGCCGTTCGGCAAGACCGCGTGCAATACGCTGAACGACCTCGTCGGCGATATCGAGAAACTGCGCACCGCGCTGGGCGTCGAACGGTGGGCGCTGTTCGGCGGCTCGTGGGGCACGACGCTGGCGCTCGCATACGGCATCGCGCATCCGCAGCGTTGTACCGGTTTTCTGCTGCGCGGCATCTTCCTCGCGCGGCAGCAGGATATCGACTGGTTCATCTGGGACGTGCGCCGCATTTTCCCCGAGGCGCACGCCGCCTTCCTCGACGCGATCGAACGCGCGAGCGGCAGCCGGCCGCGCGACCGCGACGAAGTGCTCGCGCTGGCAGCCGCGCCGCTCGCCCGCTACGATGCCGCGGGAATCGCGCTGGCGCGCGCCTGGTCCGGTTTCGAGGCCAAGCTGTCGTCGGTGCAGCCCATGCCGGCCGCGCCCGTGGTGCTCGCCGCGGGCGCGGCGCCGGGCGATGTCGCCGCGCCTCCCGGCGTCGCCGCGCCGTCCACGCCCGCCGCCACGGCGCCGGCCGGCACGGCCGGCACGCCGGCGGGCGGTGCGGCCGTGCCGCCCGATCCGCTCGAAGGACAACGGCGCGCGGTCTCGATGGCCCTGCTCGAGCATCACTACATGGCGCACGAACTGCCGGCGCCGGACTTTCTCGGTCGCCTGTCCGCGCTCCAGGACCATCCCTGCCACATCGTCCATGGCCGTTTCGATATGGTCTGCCCGGCCGAGCAGGCCCTGTCGCTGGCCCGCGCCTGGCCCGGAGCGACGGTGAAAATCGTCGACGCCGCGGGCCACTGGACCTTCGAGCCCGGCATCGAGAAGGCGTTGTTCGCGGCCAGCGCCGCGCTGCGCGACACGCTGCAGAAGGCATGACGCCTTCCGGTGCGCCGCGACGGCCGTCGCGCGGCCGTCGCGGCGCGCTGTCGCGAAATTACCGCATCCCGACACGATTCTGGCGAGGTAGGATGAGGCGTGAAACGCCGGCCCGAATCTCCTCCACACATCATGCTCAGGGTTCTCCTCGCGGTCGATACGGACCGCTCGATCGCCGGCATGCGCGACGCGCTGCAACGCGCCGGCTATGACGTCATCGCCGAGGTGGCGTCGGCGCGCGCGCTGCTGCGCGCCGTCGAGACCGAACGCCCGGACGTGGTCATCATCGATACCGAATCGCCCGCCCGGGACACGCTCGAACAACTGGCGGCCATGAACTCGGCCGCGCCGCGGCCGGTCGTGATGTTTTCCGGCACGGGCAATGCGGCGATCATCCGCGCGGCGGTGAGCGCCGGGGTGACCGCCTACGTGGTCGACGGGCTCGCCCCCGAGCGCCTGGCGCCGATCCTCGAAGTGGCGCGCGCGCGCTTCGACGAGGAGTCGCGCCTGCGGCAGCGGCTGGCCGACGCGGAGCAACGGCTCGCGGACCGCAAGCTGATCGAGCGCGCCAAAGGCATCGTCATGGCGCGCCGGGGGCTGACCGAGGACGCGGCGTTCGAGCTGATGCGCAACAAGGCGATGCAGCAGGGCCTGACGATCGCCGACATCGCCCGCCAGCTCATCGCGGTGTCGGACCTCCTCAGTTGACGACCTTGCCATGACCGACCTTCCCGACGCTCCGGATTCCTCCAACGCCCGCGCCGTGCCCGCCGTGCCCGCGGCGCATGCCAGCGGCAGCGACGCCCCGGAAAAACGCGTGCTGCGCGTCGGCTTCGTGCCGCTCAGCGATTGCGCG
The sequence above is a segment of the Robbsia betulipollinis genome. Coding sequences within it:
- the otnI gene encoding 2-oxo-tetronate isomerase, whose translation is MPRFAANLSMMYQEYAFLDRFFPAVDDGFKGVEFLFPYEFSIAEVALKKNDSGLNVALFNAPPGDWSAGERGIASLPGRQDEFKRSLDTALEYSSALGNSRLHVMAGLLEPGADRAAHRAVYLENLAYAAQQAAPLGLTIVIEPINVRDIPGFFLNRQDEAHAICREVGATNLKVQFDFYHCQITEGDLATTLRQYIESVGHIQIASVPDRHEPDEGEVNFAYLMKLVDELGYHGWVGAEYRPRGKTSEGLGWLRAWE
- a CDS encoding alpha/beta fold hydrolase, with translation MTDTLPPHFEDGLLDVGDGHALYWRAHGDPAAPVMLVVHGGPGGAHNPSWGKFFDPAQWRVVFFDQRGCGRSTPFGKTACNTLNDLVGDIEKLRTALGVERWALFGGSWGTTLALAYGIAHPQRCTGFLLRGIFLARQQDIDWFIWDVRRIFPEAHAAFLDAIERASGSRPRDRDEVLALAAAPLARYDAAGIALARAWSGFEAKLSSVQPMPAAPVVLAAGAAPGDVAAPPGVAAPSTPAATAPAGTAGTPAGGAAVPPDPLEGQRRAVSMALLEHHYMAHELPAPDFLGRLSALQDHPCHIVHGRFDMVCPAEQALSLARAWPGATVKIVDAAGHWTFEPGIEKALFAASAALRDTLQKA
- a CDS encoding ANTAR domain-containing response regulator, encoding MLRVLLAVDTDRSIAGMRDALQRAGYDVIAEVASARALLRAVETERPDVVIIDTESPARDTLEQLAAMNSAAPRPVVMFSGTGNAAIIRAAVSAGVTAYVVDGLAPERLAPILEVARARFDEESRLRQRLADAEQRLADRKLIERAKGIVMARRGLTEDAAFELMRNKAMQQGLTIADIARQLIAVSDLLS